In the Clavelina lepadiformis chromosome 8, kaClaLepa1.1, whole genome shotgun sequence genome, one interval contains:
- the LOC143468916 gene encoding DDB1- and CUL4-associated factor 17-like produces the protein MQNHPKYKCIHISKILRNREYGLASNAFQNRSLKLPDNSHTDLEVLRSLFCDKYAYLETIACRKIQRAKAPAFCHGRLFTENYQTWFNLFTGPSSGPLLMTSNVFAGNCCSTQHDASRSDNSIPRVKVVDVACIIPPFSSKPPSSHAWRGPRLLMLTKLGWLYQADLDTCKILNKIFIPTKEYTTSIFKATDTTFIHSDILDHVHVGEPPHSYQYITINRESESVVIKSSRRYCQQCGSSMVAFCILSIYPLQVENHFLVSVPTQTNNPAVSADVVNDLFIVTVTRASKISFYSLKDVMNEHHHKRYFPLNEQVKVLTPCGLRKWRLACVGDESVGIPYTTRKIELKTTVTFKNAPCLFKTAAMKHSLQIGGVPYHYLVSANKTGTSWSLKHLLQDTEASTGKIQVQERWDGSHWHGVRFHGDDTGRFIRQDVSSLDMLTIQHQPNQASEEDKSLSALDEKDKAGTSCVMCCRVVKSFTINVKPDFPSKSSDVEWQYPSNPDRPSLPPHTITSFGRPSRKPVRWFSYKASLHSSEEYESYLLVSVEYEQELNLLVLVYYRPIDIAKPGWANVEGHSELVVSLFDNYFGGLLGTFLLDEDASPSDHDSLSLTVDQDTFVYTRLRANDNRLLYKIMRLHRKYGNS, from the exons ATGCAGAACCATCCCAAATACAAATGTATACATATCAGCAAGATTCTTCGCAATCGAGAATACGGATTGGCATCAAATGCATTCCAAAACAGATCTTTAAAATTACCAGACAATTCTCACACAGACTTGGAAGTGCTTCGATCACTCTTCTGTGATAAATATGCTTACTTAGAG ACTATTGCTTGTCGAAAAATTCAAAGAGCTAAAGCACCAGCATTTTGCCATGGTCGTTTATTTACGGAAAACTATCAAACTTGGTTTAACCTTTTTACTGGTCCATCATCTGGTCCTTTGCTTATGACATCTAACGTATTTGCTGGAAACTGTT GCTCAACTCAGCATGATGCTTCTCGAAGTGATAACTCCATTCCAAGGGTGAAAGTTGTTGATGTTGCTTGCATTATTCCCCCATTTTCCAGTAAGCCCCCAAGTTCTCACGCATGGCGGGGACCTCGGCTATTAATGCTTACGAAACTAGGCTGGCTTTATCAGGCAGACTTGGATACTTGCAAGATTCTGAACAAGATATTTATTCCTACCAAAGAGTATACAACAAGCATTTTCAAAGCAACCGACACTACATTCATCCACAGTGACATTTTAG ATCATGTTCATGTTGGGGAACCACCACATTCCTACCAGTACATCACCATAAACAG AGAAAGTGAAAGTGTTGTTATTAAATCTTCACGACGTTACTGTCAACAATGTGGATCATCTATGGTTGCATTTTGCATCCTATCCATATATCCACTGCAAGTTGAAAACCATTTTCTTGTTTCCGTTCCGACCCAAACAAATAATCCTGCCGTATCAGCTGACGTGGTGAATGACTTGTTTATTGTCACAGTCACCAGAGCTTCAAAGATTAGTTTCTATAGCTTAAAGGATGTTATGAATGAACATCACCACAAGAGGTACTTCCCCTTGAATGAGCAA GTCAAGGTACTAACACCCTGTGGCTTAAGGAAATGGAGATTGGCTTGTGTTGGTGACGAGAGCGTTGGTATTCCGTATACCACGCGAAAAATTGAACTAAAAACAACTGTAACATTCAAAAATGCTCcctgtttgtttaaaacagcTGCAATGAAGCATTCTCTTCAAATAGGGGGTGTCCCTTACCATTATCTGGTATCTGCCAATAAAACCGGTACATCATGGTCTTTAAAGCACCTGCTTCAAGACACAGAAGCTTCAACAGGAAAGATACAG GTTCAAGAAAGATGGGATGGCTCTCACTGGCATGGAGTCCGATTTCACGGTGATGACACAGGGAGGTTTATAAGGCAAGATGTATCATCCCTGGATATGCTCACCATCCAACATCAACCAAATCAGGCTTCTGAGGAGGATAAGTCGTTATCGGCTCTGGATGAAAAAGATAAGG CTGGTACAAGTTGTGTTATGTGCTGCCGAGTGGTTAAAAGTTTCACCATCAATGTAAAACCGGATTTTCCTTCCAAGTCTTCGGATGTTGAATGGCAATATCCGTCTAATCCGGATAGGCCAT CTCTCCCACCACACACCATAACTTCTTTTGGTCGTCCAAGTCGCAAGCCTGTGCGTTGGTTCTCATACAAGGCCAGTCTCCATAGTAGTGAAGAGTACGAAAGTTATTTGCTCGTTAGTGTTGAATATGAGCAAGAACTCAATCTTCTTGTGCTCGTCTATTACCGTCCAATTGACATAGCAAAGCCAGGATGGG CAAATGTCGAAGGACACTCGGAGTTAGTTGTCTCACTTTTTGACAATTATTTCGGTGGACTTCTCGGAACGTTCCTTCTGGATGAAGATGCCTCTCCGTCGGATCATGATTCCTTATCCCTTACAGTGGATCAGGACACTTTTGTCTACACCAGGCTTCGTGCGAACGACAATCGATTGCTATATAAGATTATGCGTTTACATCGGAAATACGGAAACAGTTGA
- the LOC143468917 gene encoding lysosomal thioesterase PPT2-like: MILDSWRNRLWSYITCLMITMQVTKVHGYKPVIILHGILDAAADLKHLENFIKKAHPGTVVYSLDVYDHYASLNPLWDQVEYIKNLTKSMMDSSEDGVHFIGYSQGGLIGRGLIQTSNEHKVNNFIALSSPLNGQFGDTSYLNALFPSTYKEKLYELFYSHYGQRWSIGNYWKDPHHKKLYGLYSSYLALLNNESLKSDFSYQNSWQRNFQRLNNVVLIGGPDDGVISPWQSAQFACYNEREDVVPMRNLQIYKDDVFGLKSLDRRGSLHECTMANVHHIYWHRTEAVFKKCIEPWLT; the protein is encoded by the exons ATGATCCTTGATTCCTGGCGTAACCGATTATGGAGCTATATAACTTGTCTCATGATTACCATGCAAGTAACCAAAGTACATGGGTATAAACCTGTTATAATCCTTCATGGGATCTTGGATGCGGCCGCAGACCTGAAGCACCTGGAAAACTTTatcaaaaag GCACACCCTGGTACTGTAGTGTATAGCTTGGATGTATATGACCATTACGCCAGCTTAAATCCACTGTGGGATCAAGTTGAATATATCAAGAATTTAACGAAATCTATGATGGATTCATCTGAGGACGGTGTTCATTTCATCGGATATTCACAAG GCGGCCTTATCGGACGTGGTTTGATTCAAACTTCAAACGAACACAAAGTCAACAATTTCATAGCGTTATCATCACCATTAAATGGACAATTTGGAG ATACATCTTATCTCAACGCGTTATTTCCCTCTACatataaagaaaaactgtACGAGTTATTCTATTCTCATTACGGCCAACGTTGGTCGATTGGAAATTACTGGAAAG ATCCACATCATAAAAAGCTGTATGGGCTTTACAGTTCCTACCTTGCACTGCTAAACAATGAAAGTCTGAAGTCCGATTTCAGTTACCAGAACAGTTGGCAGAGAAACTTCCAGCGTCTTAACAACGTTGTCTTAATTGGCGGACCCGACGACGGTGTTATCTCACCTTGGCAGTCTGCCCAGTTTGCCTGTTACAACGAAAGAGAAGATGTTGTTCCCATGAGGAATCTTCAG ATCTACAAGGATGACGTATTTGGTTTGAAATCGCTTGATCGGAGGGGTAGTCTTCACGAATGTACAATGGCCAACGTCCACCACATATACTGGCACAGAACTGAagctgttttcaaaaaatgcattGAGCCATGGCTGACGTAA
- the LOC143469737 gene encoding glutathione S-transferase 3, mitochondrial-like produces MGLDKEYGYVAATGVASCLLLQGLAMKVSKARKTYEVPYPKMYSETEDRFNCIQRAHQNTLEQHPTMLFLLTTGGLGYPKTSAAFGTIWILGRTVYAAGYSTGDPKKRLWGSFGYIGTIGLLSTSVAFILKKFDVI; encoded by the exons atgggtcTTGATAAGGAATACGGATATGTGGCCGCCACAGGGGTAGCATCATGCCTCCTTCTGCAAGGATTGGCCATGAAAGTTAGCAAAGCAAGAAAGACGTATGAGGTCCCA TACCCCAAAATGTACAGCGAAACAGAAGACCGATTCAACTGTATACAAAGAGCTCACCAGAACACATTGGAGCAACATCCAACAATGCTCTTTCTTCTGACCACAGGAGGACTTGGATACCCA AAAACTTCTGCTGCTTTTGGCACCATTTGGATTCTTGGTAGAACCGTTTATGCTGCAGGATATTCAACGGGTGACCCAAAAAAGAGACTTTGGGGGTCATTTGGCTACATTGGTACCATTGGCTTGCTGTCAACTAGTGTTGCATTTATCCTGAAaaaatttgatgttatttAG
- the LOC143469735 gene encoding ankyrin repeat, SAM and basic leucine zipper domain-containing protein 1-like, with translation MSSYSPAGYESDEDCDDFDFGHEIDFTKGKNEENEPKVAVKSEEKVKSNCILKEENGTSLVLLSDFQNAVISGNSKCVSDFLRRSPSLCNTLLNSTWPPITYASKFGNLEIIKILVEAGCDVNLTGPDGCPALMAACKLHANHKNTLAVINYLFENGAKGDFVDRNGKTALMFATKNGNIDGINLILQVNNPNVNRKDNKGWSALDWALANGFKDCAKVLIKAGAYVFSESEHMDCMPAEVKEILTDRNTCQLNKSESQTDNLENLGMGDSKDAPIVSKPQPGILNSDLTVSHIPTRNSDEDILILKANSDEEEYQRYGQLELFLCGLELSHLIPKFHEHDVRFEQLLSVTDKDLSVIGISQFGARNRILTALKDWHSQEWQDESLPNFNSTVLTFGNLQAVLRTSSEHLLYISSALRYSTKHLEMHPAILQTPASLQLEANPDALIVSQVQKLLLSTHKLCSSLKILHQQATLLKKKSDDYTQVDFIETRKSKTCTVRVLCIALPFLASFSVLLYKVKPQFHLFK, from the exons ATGTCAAGCTATTCCCCAGCTGGTTATGAGAGTGATGAAGACTGCGATGACTTTGACTTTGGTCATGAAATTGATTTCACTAAAGGAAAAAATGAAGAGAATGAACCAAAGGTTGCTGTGAAAAGTGAAGAAAAAGTGAAGTCCAACTGTATATTGAAGGAAGAAAATGGTACATCTCTTGTCCTTCTCAGTGACTTTCAAAATGCTGTAATCAGTGGAAATAGTAAATGTGTTAGCGATTTTTTGAGGCGAAGTCCATCATTATGCAACACTCTGTTGAATTCCACCTGGCCTCCTATAACTTATGCTTCCAAATTTGGAAATTTGGagataattaaaattttggtaGAAGCTGGTTGTGATGTCAACTTAACTGGTCCAGATGGTTGCCCAGCATTGATGGCAGCTTGCAAATTACATGCAAACCACAAAAATACATTAGcagttattaattatttgtttgaaaatggtGCCAAAGGAGATTTTGTTGACAGAAATGGAAAAACTGCATTGatgtttgcaacaaaaaatggaaacatTGATGGAATAAACTTGATATTGCAAGTAAACAACCCAAACGTGAACAGAAAAGATAATAAAGGCTGGTCTGCCCTGGACTGGGCTCTGGCTAATGGCTTCAAGGATTGCGCAAAGGTTTTGATAAAAGCTGGTGCATATGTATTTTCCGAAAGTGAACATATGGACTGCATGCCTGCTgaagttaaagaaattttaactgaTAGAAATACATGCCAACTAAATAAATCTGAAAGCCAAACTGATAATTTAGAGAATTTAGGCATGGGCGACAGTAAAGATGCACCAATTGTATCCAAACCTCAGCCAGGAATTTTAAACTCAGATCTTACTGTTTCTCATATTCCAACAAGGAATAGTGATGAAGACATTCTTATACTGAAAGCAAATAGTGACGAAGAAGAATATCAAAG ATATGGACAACTGGAGTTGTTCTTGTGCGGTCTAGAGCTCTCGCATTTGATACCAAAATTTCATGAACATGATGTTCGATTTGAACAACTCCTTTCAGTAACTGATAAGGACCTCAGTGTTATTGGCATCAGTCAGTTTGGCGCAAGGAACAGAATTTTAACTGCA TTAAAAGATTGGCACTCGCAGGAATGGCAGGATGAGAGCCTGCCTAATTTTAACAGTACTGTACTTACATTTGGAAATCTTCAAGCGGTTTTGAGAACATCTTCAGAACATCTGCTGTATATTAGCAGTGCTTTAAG GTATTCTACAAAGCACCTTGAAATGCACCCAGCCATTCTACAGACTCCTGCATCTCTTCAGCTTGAAGCAAATCCTGATGCTCTTATAGTATCACAG GTTCAGAAGTTATTATTGTCCACACACAAATTGTGCTCATCACTCAAGATTCTTCATCAGCAAGCTACTTTATTGAAGAAGAAGAGTGACGACTACACCCAAGTGGACTTCATTGAAACAAGGAAATCTAAAACATGCACAGTTCGAGTTTTATGCATTGCCTTACCCTTTTTAGCAAGTTTCTCTGTGCTTCTGTATAAAGTAAAACCCCAATTTCATTTGTTCAAATGA